From one [Ruminococcus] lactaris ATCC 29176 genomic stretch:
- the hydF gene encoding [FeFe] hydrogenase H-cluster maturation GTPase HydF, producing the protein MNLNQTPAAERPHIGFFGCRNAGKSSIVNAVTGQNLAVVSNVKGTTTDPVVKAMELLPAGPVVMIDTPGIDDDGELGKLRVEKSYQMLNRTDLAIVVIDGGTGIKKEDFALLKEIEKRKVPFIIAVNKSDLLKEHRIQSKGRGKVPEESLIYVSAETGEGIRELKKRIGESICTEKNKKRIVGDLLESGDVVVLVIPIDESAPKGRLILPQQQTIRDILESGAISVVTKEDRVKETIENLKIPPKLVITDSQVFEKVACNVLKEIKLTSFSILFARYKGNLRTNIEGVMMLDKLKNGDKILISEGCTHHRQCGDIGTVKIPKWIREYTGKELLFETTSGTEFPADLSPYKMVVHCGGCMLNEREMQIRLERSKGQKVPMTNYGILIAYTHGILKRSVEIFPEIAELFRRESFTGKIL; encoded by the coding sequence ATGAATCTGAATCAGACTCCGGCAGCAGAAAGGCCACATATTGGATTTTTTGGCTGCCGTAATGCAGGAAAATCAAGTATCGTCAATGCGGTGACAGGACAAAATCTGGCTGTAGTCTCCAACGTAAAGGGAACAACAACAGATCCGGTCGTAAAAGCGATGGAACTTCTTCCGGCCGGCCCGGTTGTAATGATCGATACGCCGGGAATTGATGATGACGGGGAACTTGGAAAGCTGCGGGTAGAAAAAAGCTATCAGATGCTGAATCGGACGGATCTGGCTATCGTAGTGATTGATGGAGGGACAGGCATAAAGAAAGAAGATTTTGCCCTGCTGAAGGAAATAGAAAAAAGAAAGGTGCCTTTTATCATTGCTGTAAATAAAAGCGATCTTTTAAAAGAACACCGGATACAGTCAAAGGGCAGGGGAAAAGTGCCGGAAGAGAGCCTGATTTATGTAAGTGCGGAGACAGGAGAAGGAATCCGTGAATTAAAGAAAAGAATCGGGGAAAGCATCTGCACAGAGAAAAATAAAAAAAGAATCGTGGGAGATCTGCTGGAATCGGGAGATGTTGTTGTGCTTGTCATCCCGATTGATGAATCTGCACCAAAAGGGCGGCTGATCCTTCCTCAACAGCAGACGATCCGGGACATTCTGGAATCGGGAGCAATTTCAGTCGTTACCAAAGAGGACAGAGTGAAAGAAACCATTGAAAATCTGAAAATACCGCCAAAGCTTGTGATTACAGACAGTCAAGTGTTTGAGAAAGTAGCATGCAATGTATTAAAAGAGATAAAATTAACATCATTCTCGATTCTGTTTGCACGCTATAAGGGAAATCTCAGAACGAATATAGAAGGAGTTATGATGTTGGATAAGCTGAAAAACGGAGATAAAATCCTGATCAGCGAGGGATGCACTCACCATCGGCAGTGCGGAGATATCGGAACGGTAAAGATCCCGAAATGGATCAGGGAGTATACCGGAAAAGAGCTTCTTTTTGAAACTACATCAGGAACAGAGTTCCCTGCAGATCTGAGTCCTTATAAAATGGTTGTACATTGTGGAGGATGTATGCTTAATGAACGGGAAATGCAGATTCGGCTGGAGAGGTCAAAAGGGCAGAAAGTACCAATGACAAATTATGGGATACTGATCGCATATACGCATGGAATATTAAAAAGAAGCGTGGAAATATTCCCGGAGATCGCTGAACTGTTCAGAAGAGAAAGTTTTACCGGAAAGATTCTGTAA
- a CDS encoding dihydroorotase, giving the protein MLIKNGYIIDPASGRAEFADLQISDGKIFSIGQHLSVSPSEEIIDASGLTIAPGLIDTHVHFRDPGFTYKEDIHTGASASAAGGFTSVICMANTSPVVDSVSVFSGLAAREKEEAIHIYQAAAVSHDLKGTELTDMKALAAAGACGFTDDGIPLKDAAFLLKAMELAAQLNLPISLHEEDPSFIEINGINHGAASDFLGIYGSPSIAEESLVARDCMLALKSGADVVIQHISSGTSVELVRTFKALGAKLHAEATPHHFTLTDEAVIKYGSLAKMNPPLRTEKDRLAIIQGLCDGTIDIIATDHAPHSAEEKSRPIPSAPSGIIGLETSLALGITSLVRPGHLTLNQLLEKMTVNPAHLYHLPSGKLEPGAPADLVLFDPNEKWIPTEYHSKSCNSPFTGWELYGKVKRTICAGKTVYTD; this is encoded by the coding sequence ATGCTTATAAAAAATGGTTATATAATTGATCCCGCTTCTGGCAGAGCGGAATTTGCTGATCTTCAGATTTCTGATGGGAAAATTTTTTCAATCGGACAGCATCTTTCAGTTTCCCCGTCAGAAGAGATCATTGATGCTTCCGGACTGACCATCGCTCCGGGACTGATCGACACCCACGTTCATTTTCGTGATCCTGGCTTCACCTATAAGGAAGATATTCATACAGGTGCTTCTGCCTCCGCTGCCGGCGGATTCACTTCCGTGATCTGTATGGCAAATACCAGTCCTGTCGTTGACTCAGTTTCTGTATTTTCCGGCCTCGCTGCCCGCGAAAAAGAAGAAGCTATTCACATTTATCAGGCTGCTGCCGTTTCCCATGATCTCAAAGGGACAGAACTGACTGACATGAAAGCTCTTGCCGCTGCCGGTGCGTGCGGATTTACTGATGACGGCATTCCGTTAAAAGATGCTGCATTCCTTCTGAAAGCCATGGAGCTTGCCGCACAACTAAACCTCCCAATCAGTCTTCATGAGGAGGACCCGTCTTTCATTGAAATAAATGGAATCAACCACGGAGCTGCTTCTGATTTTCTTGGGATCTACGGTTCTCCTTCGATTGCTGAGGAATCCCTTGTCGCCCGTGACTGTATGCTCGCCCTGAAATCCGGTGCAGATGTCGTGATCCAGCATATCAGTTCCGGAACTTCCGTGGAACTGGTGCGTACTTTTAAAGCTCTTGGAGCAAAGTTGCATGCAGAGGCAACTCCTCATCATTTTACGCTGACTGATGAGGCAGTAATAAAATATGGTTCTCTTGCAAAAATGAATCCACCGCTTCGTACAGAAAAGGACCGTCTTGCCATCATACAGGGACTTTGCGACGGAACCATCGACATCATTGCCACTGACCATGCCCCGCACAGTGCAGAGGAAAAGAGCCGTCCGATTCCATCGGCTCCAAGCGGGATCATCGGGCTTGAGACTTCACTTGCACTTGGCATCACTTCTCTTGTACGTCCGGGTCATCTGACTCTGAATCAGTTACTCGAGAAAATGACAGTTAATCCGGCTCATCTGTATCATCTTCCTTCAGGAAAACTGGAACCGGGGGCTCCTGCTGACCTGGTACTTTTTGATCCGAACGAAAAATGGATTCCGACAGAGTACCATTCCAAATCTTGCAACTCTCCATTTACCGGTTGGGAATTATATGGAAAGGTAAAGCGGACTATCTGTGCAGGAAAGACAGTTTACACTGATTGA
- a CDS encoding NAD-dependent protein deacylase produces the protein MYEKEIAELQKIIDESSRIVFFGGAGVSTESGIPDFRSADGIYHQKYKYSPEQVVSHSFFIKYPEAFYEFYKEKMMMLDAKPNPAHLKLAELEAAGKLQAVVTQNIDGLHQSAGSKKVYELHGSIHRNYCMKCGKFYDAEYVKKSEGVPHCSCGGEIKPDVVLYEEGLDAKTMDGAVRAIGSADTLIIGGTSLVVYPAAGFIDYFRGKHLVVINKSSTEKAVRAELNIAAPIGEILGSIQVR, from the coding sequence ATGTATGAAAAGGAAATAGCGGAACTTCAGAAGATTATAGATGAGAGCAGCAGGATCGTATTTTTCGGAGGAGCAGGAGTCTCAACTGAAAGCGGGATTCCGGATTTCAGAAGTGCAGACGGAATCTATCATCAGAAATACAAGTACTCTCCTGAGCAGGTTGTCAGTCATAGTTTCTTTATAAAATATCCGGAAGCATTTTATGAATTTTATAAAGAGAAGATGATGATGTTGGATGCAAAGCCGAACCCGGCACATCTGAAGCTGGCAGAGCTTGAGGCAGCAGGAAAGCTTCAGGCAGTTGTGACGCAGAATATTGATGGTCTTCATCAGTCGGCAGGCAGTAAAAAAGTATATGAACTTCATGGAAGTATCCATAGAAATTATTGTATGAAATGCGGAAAATTTTATGACGCAGAGTATGTAAAAAAATCGGAAGGTGTACCGCACTGTTCTTGTGGCGGCGAGATCAAGCCGGATGTGGTACTATATGAAGAAGGACTGGATGCAAAGACAATGGATGGTGCCGTCCGGGCAATCGGTTCAGCAGATACACTGATCATCGGAGGCACATCGCTGGTTGTATATCCGGCAGCAGGGTTTATTGATTATTTTCGGGGAAAGCACCTGGTTGTTATCAATAAATCCAGCACGGAGAAAGCAGTCCGGGCAGAACTGAACATTGCAGCACCTATTGGGGAGATTCTTGGGTCAATCCAGGTAAGATGA
- the rpsS gene encoding 30S ribosomal protein S19, protein MARSLKKGPFADASLLKKVDAMNAAGDKSVIKTWSRRSTIFPSFVGHTFAVHDGRRHVPVYVTEDMVGHKLGEFVATRTYRGHGKDEKKSKVR, encoded by the coding sequence ATGGCTCGCTCACTTAAAAAAGGACCATTTGCAGACGCAAGCTTACTGAAAAAAGTAGACGCAATGAACGCTGCAGGTGATAAATCAGTTATAAAGACATGGTCACGCCGTTCTACAATCTTCCCGTCATTTGTTGGTCATACATTTGCCGTACATGACGGAAGAAGACATGTGCCTGTATATGTTACGGAGGACATGGTTGGCCACAAACTCGGTGAGTTCGTTGCAACAAGAACTTACAGAGGACACGGCAAAGACGAGAAGAAATCAAAAGTTAGATAA
- a CDS encoding class I SAM-dependent methyltransferase: MWIADNWKDYEIIDCSKGEKLERWGKYLLVRPDPQVIWDTPKTDRGWKNMNGHYHRSKKGGGEWEFFKLPQQWQIHYGSLTFNLKPFSFKHTGLFPEQATNWDWFSEKIRNAGRPVKVLNLFAYTGGATLAAAAAGATVTHVDASKGMVTWAKENAVSSGLKDAPIRWLVDDCVKFVEREIRRGNTYDAIIMDPPSYGRGPKGEIWKIEDMIHPLIRLCAKILSKDALFFLVNSYTTGLAPAVLTYMISTELKSWNGHVDSQEIGLPVTNSGLVLPCGASGRWESR, encoded by the coding sequence ATGTGGATTGCAGATAATTGGAAAGACTATGAAATTATTGACTGTTCAAAGGGGGAAAAGCTGGAACGCTGGGGCAAATATCTTCTCGTCCGTCCTGATCCCCAGGTCATCTGGGACACCCCGAAGACCGACCGTGGCTGGAAAAATATGAACGGTCACTACCATCGCAGCAAAAAAGGCGGTGGTGAATGGGAATTTTTTAAGCTTCCTCAGCAGTGGCAGATCCATTACGGTTCGCTTACTTTTAATCTCAAGCCGTTCAGTTTTAAGCATACCGGTCTTTTTCCTGAACAGGCAACCAACTGGGACTGGTTTTCAGAAAAGATCCGCAACGCCGGCCGACCTGTCAAAGTACTGAATCTCTTTGCCTATACCGGAGGAGCTACCCTCGCAGCCGCGGCTGCAGGTGCAACTGTCACTCATGTTGATGCCTCCAAGGGAATGGTCACCTGGGCAAAGGAGAATGCTGTATCTTCCGGGTTGAAAGATGCTCCGATCCGCTGGCTTGTAGATGATTGTGTGAAGTTTGTAGAACGTGAGATCCGCCGTGGCAACACCTACGATGCCATTATCATGGATCCGCCTTCTTACGGACGCGGCCCAAAAGGTGAGATCTGGAAGATTGAAGACATGATCCATCCGTTGATCCGGCTCTGTGCAAAAATTCTGTCCAAAGATGCATTATTTTTCCTGGTCAACTCCTATACAACGGGTCTTGCACCTGCAGTACTGACTTACATGATCTCCACCGAATTAAAATCCTGGAACGGTCATGTTGATTCTCAGGAGATCGGACTCCCTGTTACAAATTCAGGACTGGTTCTTCCCTGCGGTGCTTCCGGCAGATGGGAATCCCGTTAA
- the rplC gene encoding 50S ribosomal protein L3, which produces MKKAILATKVGMTQIFNEEDGVLIPVTVLQAGPCVVTQVKTVENDGYSAVQVGYVDKKEKIVTKDNSGKKSIAHRNGVTKAEKGHFDKAGVSGKRYVKEFRFENAEEYTLAQEIKADIFAAGDKIDATAISKGKGFQGAIKRHGQSRGPMTHGSKFHRHAGSNGAASDPSKVFKGKKMPGQMGNKKITVQNLEVVRVDAENNLLLVKGSVPGPKKCLVTIKETVKAN; this is translated from the coding sequence ATGAAGAAAGCTATTTTAGCTACAAAAGTTGGAATGACTCAGATCTTCAATGAAGAAGACGGAGTTCTGATTCCGGTAACAGTTCTGCAGGCTGGCCCTTGTGTAGTTACACAGGTTAAGACAGTTGAGAATGACGGCTACAGTGCAGTACAGGTTGGATATGTTGACAAGAAAGAAAAGATTGTCACAAAAGACAACAGTGGTAAGAAGTCCATCGCTCACAGAAACGGTGTGACAAAAGCTGAAAAAGGTCATTTTGATAAAGCAGGCGTATCCGGAAAGAGATATGTAAAAGAATTCAGATTTGAAAATGCTGAAGAGTATACACTTGCTCAGGAAATTAAAGCTGATATCTTTGCAGCAGGCGACAAGATTGACGCAACTGCTATTTCCAAAGGTAAAGGTTTCCAGGGTGCGATTAAGCGTCATGGCCAGAGCAGAGGACCTATGACACACGGTTCCAAGTTCCATCGTCATGCTGGTTCAAACGGTGCTGCATCTGATCCAAGTAAGGTATTCAAAGGTAAGAAGATGCCAGGACAGATGGGTAACAAGAAGATCACTGTTCAGAATCTCGAAGTTGTAAGAGTTGATGCAGAGAACAACCTGCTCCTCGTTAAGGGATCTGTACCGGGACCGAAGAAATGCCTGGTAACAATCAAAGAGACAGTGAAAGCTAACTAG
- the rplD gene encoding 50S ribosomal protein L4 has translation MAKVSVYNIEGKEVDTIELNDAVFGVEVNEHLVHMAVVNQLANNRQGTQKAKTRSEVSGGGRKPWRQKGTGHARQGSTRSPQWTGGGVVFAPVPRDYSFKMNKKEKRAALKSALTSRVEENKFIVVDEMKFDEIKTKKFQTVLNNLNVNKALVVLEEGDKNAEISAKNIPDVKTARVNTINVYDILKYNTVIATKAVVAAIEEVYA, from the coding sequence ATGGCAAAAGTATCTGTTTACAATATCGAAGGTAAAGAAGTTGATACAATCGAACTGAACGATGCTGTATTCGGTGTAGAAGTAAATGAGCACCTCGTACACATGGCAGTTGTAAATCAGCTTGCAAACAATCGTCAGGGAACACAGAAAGCCAAAACTCGTTCTGAAGTTTCCGGCGGCGGAAGAAAACCATGGAGACAGAAAGGAACAGGTCACGCAAGACAGGGATCAACAAGATCACCTCAGTGGACAGGCGGTGGAGTTGTATTTGCTCCGGTTCCGAGAGACTACTCCTTCAAAATGAATAAGAAAGAGAAGAGAGCAGCTCTTAAGTCTGCACTTACTTCCAGAGTAGAAGAGAATAAGTTCATCGTAGTTGATGAAATGAAATTTGACGAGATCAAGACAAAGAAATTCCAGACAGTTCTGAACAACCTGAACGTGAACAAAGCACTTGTTGTTCTTGAAGAAGGAGATAAGAACGCTGAGATCTCTGCTAAGAACATCCCGGATGTTAAGACAGCTCGTGTAAATACGATCAACGTATATGACATCCTGAAATACAACACAGTAATCGCTACGAAAGCTGTTGTTGCAGCAATCGAGGAGGTGTACGCATAA
- the rplV gene encoding 50S ribosomal protein L22: MAKGHRSQIKRERNAQKDTRPSAKISYARVSVQKACFVLDAIRGKDVQTALGILAYNPRYASSVIEKLLKSAIANAENNNGMSVENLYIEECYANKGPTMKRIRPRAQGRAYRIEKRMSHITIVLNER, encoded by the coding sequence ATGGCTAAAGGACATAGATCCCAGATCAAAAGAGAAAGAAACGCACAGAAAGATACAAGACCTTCAGCTAAGATTTCTTACGCAAGAGTATCTGTTCAGAAGGCATGTTTCGTTCTTGATGCCATCAGAGGCAAGGATGTACAGACAGCACTTGGTATTTTAGCATACAATCCAAGATATGCTTCAAGCGTTATAGAGAAGTTACTGAAATCAGCAATCGCAAATGCTGAGAATAACAACGGTATGAGCGTTGAAAACCTCTACATCGAGGAATGCTACGCAAATAAAGGACCGACAATGAAGAGAATCAGACCGAGAGCACAGGGTAGAGCTTACAGAATCGAAAAGAGAATGAGCCACATTACAATCGTGCTGAATGAAAGATAG
- the rplW gene encoding 50S ribosomal protein L23, translating into MANIQYYDVILKPVVTEKSMELMADKKYTFLVHTEATKSQIKEAVEKMFNGTKVKSVNTMNLDGKNKRRGMTFGKTAKTKKAVVALTEDSADIEIFEGL; encoded by the coding sequence ATGGCAAATATTCAGTATTATGATGTAATCCTTAAACCAGTTGTAACTGAGAAGAGCATGGAGCTTATGGCTGACAAGAAATATACATTCCTTGTTCACACAGAGGCTACAAAATCTCAGATCAAAGAAGCTGTTGAAAAAATGTTCAACGGTACAAAAGTAAAAAGCGTCAACACTATGAACCTTGATGGTAAGAATAAGAGACGTGGAATGACTTTCGGAAAGACAGCTAAGACAAAGAAGGCTGTAGTAGCATTGACAGAGGACAGTGCTGATATCGAGATTTTCGAGGGGTTATAA
- a CDS encoding FprA family A-type flavoprotein, with translation MKERAEKMKVTDEIIYVGVNDHDIDLFEGQYIVPNGMAYNSYVIRDEKIAVMDTVDEAFGEEWLENVKNALDGAKPEYLIIQHMEPDHSANIEKFMEVYPDTKIVGNAKTFTMISNFFRNLDLEGKKVVVKNQEKLELGKHILTFVFAPMVHWPEVMVTYDSTDKVLFSADGFGKFGALDVEEDWDCEARRYYFGIVGKYGVQVQNLLKAASALEIEKICPLHGPVLSENLEHYLGQYQTWSSYGVESEGVMIAYTSVYGNTKKAAELLGEKLKEKGCPKVVVCDLAREDMAEAVEDAFRYGKLVLATITYNGDIFPFMRTFIEHLKERNYQNRTIGLIENGSWASTAGKVIAGMLEKSKNITMLEKPVKIMSSLSEENLKELDEMAEELMK, from the coding sequence ATGAAAGAAAGGGCAGAGAAGATGAAGGTAACGGATGAAATTATTTATGTAGGCGTGAACGATCATGATATCGATTTATTTGAGGGGCAGTATATTGTTCCGAATGGAATGGCTTATAATTCTTATGTGATCCGGGATGAAAAGATCGCAGTTATGGATACAGTTGATGAGGCATTTGGAGAAGAATGGCTGGAGAATGTAAAGAATGCACTGGACGGAGCGAAACCGGAGTATCTGATCATCCAGCATATGGAACCGGATCATTCAGCCAATATTGAGAAGTTCATGGAAGTATACCCGGATACAAAGATTGTGGGCAATGCGAAGACCTTTACTATGATATCCAACTTTTTCCGCAACCTGGATTTAGAGGGAAAGAAAGTCGTAGTTAAGAACCAGGAGAAGTTGGAACTTGGAAAGCATATCCTTACGTTTGTCTTCGCCCCGATGGTACACTGGCCGGAAGTTATGGTGACTTATGACAGTACGGATAAGGTGTTGTTCTCAGCGGATGGATTTGGAAAGTTCGGTGCATTGGATGTAGAGGAAGACTGGGACTGTGAGGCACGCCGTTACTATTTTGGAATCGTTGGAAAGTATGGTGTCCAGGTTCAGAATCTTCTGAAGGCTGCATCTGCACTTGAAATCGAAAAGATCTGTCCTCTGCATGGACCGGTTTTAAGCGAAAATCTGGAGCATTATCTGGGACAGTATCAGACCTGGTCTTCTTACGGCGTTGAGTCAGAAGGTGTTATGATCGCTTATACTTCTGTTTATGGAAATACCAAAAAGGCTGCAGAGCTGTTGGGAGAAAAACTGAAGGAAAAAGGCTGCCCGAAAGTTGTGGTATGTGATCTTGCCCGCGAGGATATGGCAGAAGCGGTAGAGGATGCATTCCGTTATGGAAAGCTGGTGCTTGCCACAATCACTTATAATGGAGATATCTTCCCGTTTATGAGAACTTTCATCGAACATCTGAAAGAACGGAATTATCAGAACCGGACGATCGGTCTGATTGAAAATGGTTCCTGGGCATCTACTGCAGGAAAAGTGATTGCAGGAATGTTGGAGAAGAGCAAAAATATTACAATGCTGGAGAAACCAGTGAAGATTATGTCCTCTCTGAGTGAAGAGAACCTGAAAGAGCTGGATGAGATGGCAGAAGAACTTATGAAATAA
- a CDS encoding DUF3343 domain-containing protein has protein sequence MRKKELKIVVTFHTTADAMAMERICKEKGISGRLIPVPRILSAGCGLAWAAPPEDKELIEKILAEREINRAGVNECMV, from the coding sequence ATGCGAAAAAAGGAATTAAAAATTGTTGTAACCTTTCATACGACAGCAGATGCGATGGCAATGGAAAGGATCTGTAAAGAAAAGGGAATATCGGGACGGCTGATCCCGGTTCCCCGGATTCTGTCCGCAGGGTGTGGGCTGGCGTGGGCCGCACCGCCTGAGGACAAAGAGCTGATAGAAAAGATTTTGGCTGAAAGAGAAATTAACAGAGCGGGAGTGAATGAATGTATGGTTTAA
- a CDS encoding alanine/glycine:cation symporter family protein — protein MLSTIESVNNVVNNFIWGVPAMICIIGVGLLLSFRTRFLQIRKFPYAMKVTIGRMLRKRDASDGALTPFQAVCTALAATVGTGNIAGVAGAIAIGGPGAVFWMWISAILGMCTKFSEVTLAVHFREKNADGDLVGGPMYYIKNGLKKNWHWLAYLFAAFGVLTVFGTGNATQVNTITTAIDSALINYGVIEAGKSGTLNLIIGIVLAALIALILLGGIKRIGRVTEKLVPFMAVVYILLALGVILLNIKNVPGVFASIFEGAFSPASVTGGAVGSFFMSMKKGVSRGIFSNEAGLGTGSIAHACADTQKPVKQGFFGIFEVFVDTIVICTMTALVILCSGVSIGYGEAAGAELTINGFTSTYGNWVSIFTAVAMCCFAFSTILGWGLYGTRCIEFLFGSKVNKPFMVFYSLVAIVGATMDLGLMWSIAETFNGLMAIPNLIAVFLLSGVVVKLVKEYFENEGKK, from the coding sequence ATGTTATCTACGATTGAATCAGTAAATAATGTTGTCAACAACTTTATATGGGGTGTGCCGGCAATGATCTGCATCATTGGAGTTGGTCTGCTGCTGAGCTTCAGAACGAGATTTTTACAGATCCGCAAATTCCCGTATGCGATGAAGGTGACGATCGGACGAATGCTCAGGAAGAGGGATGCATCGGACGGAGCGTTGACCCCGTTTCAGGCAGTATGTACGGCACTGGCAGCTACGGTAGGAACGGGAAATATAGCCGGTGTGGCCGGTGCGATCGCTATCGGAGGTCCGGGGGCGGTCTTCTGGATGTGGATCTCTGCAATCCTTGGAATGTGTACAAAGTTTTCCGAAGTAACGCTTGCAGTTCATTTCCGTGAAAAGAATGCAGATGGAGATCTTGTAGGCGGACCAATGTACTACATAAAAAATGGACTGAAGAAGAACTGGCACTGGCTGGCATATCTTTTTGCAGCGTTTGGTGTGCTGACTGTATTCGGAACAGGAAATGCAACTCAGGTCAATACGATCACGACAGCGATCGATTCAGCATTGATCAATTATGGAGTCATTGAAGCAGGAAAGTCAGGAACATTGAACCTGATCATCGGAATTGTTCTTGCCGCTTTGATCGCCCTGATCCTTTTAGGAGGGATTAAGAGGATCGGCCGGGTTACAGAGAAGCTGGTCCCGTTTATGGCAGTCGTTTATATTCTGCTGGCACTGGGCGTGATCCTGTTGAATATCAAGAATGTTCCGGGTGTATTTGCATCAATTTTTGAAGGTGCATTTTCTCCGGCTTCTGTTACAGGCGGTGCAGTGGGAAGTTTCTTTATGAGTATGAAAAAAGGTGTATCAAGAGGAATTTTTTCTAATGAAGCAGGTCTTGGTACAGGTTCGATCGCCCATGCATGTGCTGATACGCAGAAACCGGTCAAGCAGGGATTTTTTGGAATTTTTGAGGTGTTCGTAGATACGATCGTGATCTGCACAATGACAGCACTGGTTATTCTTTGCAGTGGCGTTTCCATTGGTTATGGTGAGGCTGCAGGTGCAGAGCTTACGATCAACGGGTTTACTTCTACTTATGGAAACTGGGTTTCTATTTTTACCGCAGTTGCCATGTGTTGTTTTGCATTTTCCACAATCCTTGGATGGGGCTTATATGGAACAAGATGTATTGAATTTTTGTTTGGTTCAAAAGTCAATAAACCATTTATGGTATTTTATTCGCTGGTAGCGATCGTCGGTGCTACGATGGATCTTGGTCTGATGTGGAGTATTGCGGAGACATTTAACGGACTGATGGCAATCCCGAACCTGATTGCAGTGTTTCTGTTATCAGGGGTTGTTGTGAAGCTTGTAAAAGAATACTTTGAAAACGAAGGGAAAAAATAA
- the rplB gene encoding 50S ribosomal protein L2, which produces MGIKTYNPYTPSRRQMTGSDFSEITKTTPEKSLLDSKKRKAGRNAQGKITVRHRGGGAKKKYRIVDFKRNKDGIAAKVIGIEYDPNRSANIALICYADGEKAYILAPEGLTDGMTVMNGAEAEVRVGNCLPLSEIPVGTQIHNIEMHPGKGGQLVRSAGNSAQLMAKEGKYATLRLPSGEMRMVPIICRASIGVVGNGDHNLINIGKAGRKRHMGIRPTVRGSVMNPNDHPHGGGEGKTSIGRPGPCTPWGKPALGLKTRKKNKASNKLIVRRRDGKAIK; this is translated from the coding sequence ATGGGAATCAAAACTTATAACCCATATACACCTTCCAGAAGACAGATGACAGGTTCTGATTTCTCAGAGATCACAAAGACGACTCCAGAGAAATCCCTCCTGGATTCCAAGAAGAGAAAAGCTGGCCGTAACGCACAGGGTAAGATCACAGTAAGACATCGTGGCGGCGGAGCTAAGAAGAAATATAGAATCGTAGATTTCAAGAGAAATAAAGATGGTATTGCAGCAAAGGTTATCGGTATCGAGTACGATCCGAACAGAAGTGCTAACATCGCACTGATCTGCTATGCAGACGGCGAGAAAGCTTATATCCTTGCTCCAGAAGGTCTGACAGACGGCATGACAGTTATGAACGGTGCTGAAGCAGAAGTAAGAGTAGGGAACTGCCTGCCACTTTCTGAGATCCCAGTTGGTACTCAGATCCATAACATTGAGATGCACCCGGGAAAAGGCGGACAGCTTGTTCGTTCCGCTGGTAACAGTGCACAGCTTATGGCTAAAGAAGGAAAGTATGCTACACTGAGACTTCCTTCAGGAGAAATGAGAATGGTTCCGATCATCTGCCGTGCATCTATCGGTGTTGTTGGTAACGGAGATCATAACCTGATTAATATCGGTAAAGCCGGACGTAAACGTCATATGGGTATCAGACCTACAGTCCGCGGTTCCGTAATGAACCCGAATGACCATCCACATGGTGGTGGAGAAGGTAAGACAAGTATCGGTCGTCCAGGTCCATGTACACCTTGGGGTAAACCGGCACTCGGTCTTAAGACTCGTAAGAAGAACAAAGCTTCTAACAAGCTGATCGTAAGAAGAAGAGATGGTAAAGCGATTAAATAA
- the rpsJ gene encoding 30S ribosomal protein S10: MASQVMRITLKAYDHQLVDASAKKIIETVKKNGSQVSGPVPLPTKKEVVTILRAVHKYKDSREQFEQRTHKRLIDIITPTQKTVDALSRLEMPAGVFIDIKMKSK, translated from the coding sequence ATGGCAAGTCAAGTAATGAGAATCACATTAAAGGCGTATGATCATCAGCTCGTTGATGCATCCGCAAAGAAAATCATCGAAACTGTAAAAAAGAACGGGTCACAGGTGAGTGGACCGGTACCACTTCCGACTAAGAAGGAAGTTGTAACAATTCTGAGAGCTGTACACAAGTACAAAGATTCCAGAGAGCAGTTCGAGCAGAGAACTCATAAAAGACTGATCGATATCATCACACCAACACAGAAAACTGTTGATGCACTTTCCAGACTGGAAATGCCGGCTGGTGTATTTATCGACATCAAGATGAAGTCTAAATAA